The stretch of DNA AGCGCTCATAATCTTCCATGTCTATTGTAACGAATACATCATTTTCTTTTGCCACGTCTAATATTCGTCTCATATTATTCAATACTAGTTCATCAGAAATATCTAGGCCCATTGAAGTCATCTTAAGGGATAATTGAGAATCAAGCGCTTGGCTTCCAATGGCACGAATTGCTTCTATTGAATTATCCGCCATCTCATTCGCTTCTGCTTCCGTATCAATAAATTCTCCTAAATAATCAATTGTGACAGATAAACCTTTTTTATTGAGATCTTTAATAACACTTACTGCCTGTTGAATCGTTTCTCCAGCAACAAATCGGCCTGCGCCAAAGCGAAGTCCGTATTTTCTTGCTAGCTTCGTAAGTGTTTTACTTTTTGATAAATATAGGAAGAAATTTCTCATTAATTGTTCCATATTCCTTCAACCTCCTGGATACCTCATGATGTCTCTTGTAATCTAGTAAATAACGAAATCGGTTACATTCAAAATATTTCAAAATACAAAATCATTCTATCATTTTTTTTTTCATTTGAATACATAATTTTGTCGGTTCCATGTATATTTTGTCTAATGTTTAGTTGAGGAGCGTTTACACTTAATAACTGTATATTACAGATTGGCATTGGAGATGATACAAATGATTTTATTATAGGAGGTTAACTATTCATGCAACAACAACAAAACATGGGCGGGCAGCAACAACCAATTTACCCTCAACCACCAAATATCGTCACTACTAAAGACTCTTTATACTTAGCAGATATGATGTCTTGGAACTTACTTGCTATGAAAAAAGCACATCATTTTGCGCAACAATGTCAAGATCAAGAGGTAAAACAACTAATCGAAAAGGCTGGGCAAATGCATCAACGTCACTATGAAAAAATACTTAGTCAAACTCAAAGTACACAACAACAGCAGCCATTACAATAAGGAGGGATAATATGAACCAGCAAAAAGTACAAAACCCTGAAACGCAAGTACCTAAAACACCACAAATGAATGACCGTGATTTTATTAACGACATTTTAGCAACTGAAAAATATATGACAAGTGCTTATTCTACTGCATTAAATGAAGCAAGTAATCAACAGTTATACACGGATTTACTTGCTATTAGTAACGAAACACAAAATTGTCAAAGAGAGCTATATAATCTTATGTTTCAAAAAGGATGGTACAGTTTAGAACCAGCTGACCCGCAAAAATTACAACAAACACATCAGCAGTTCCAAGGGTATTCTAACCAATTCCCATACGGCAACATGATGCAGTAGTAATTTTTGTAACTTTCCTCGGGTGTAAAGCATTCGGGGGATTTTCCAATAAAAATATATTCAAAAAAGCGGCCGATTTATATATCGACCACTTTTTTTATTTCCCTGAGGAAGCGCGATGCTGTTCATTTAATGTTTTAATTTCAGAAATAAGTTCCTTCATTCCATCTTTCGCATCGGGATATTGCTCATTCCAATGTTTCACTAACGGGGGCATTGATTTTGCAATATATGAATATACAACCCACGCCTCTACCTTCTCTTTTAATTCAGGAGAACTTTCTCCTAGTAAAAGCTCTGTATATTTTTCTAGTAACCCATCTAATTGGTCTTTTAGTTTTGCATCCATTCGGATTCCTCCTTTTTAAGAGTTTCGACATGCAAGAGGACAAGTTTTGCATCTAGATTTTTCCTCGTTTGTTTCATAATAGAAGCAACAAGTCTTTCGAGATCGTATTGCTTTCTCTGCAACGGTACCTTTTACACTATAAAAATATTTCACTGGATTTTTATTTAATCCAAACCATTGAGATGGCGCATATTGCAAAGCTTCAAAGTCACCAGCTATGTCCTCTTTCCCAATCGAAGGTAGCAACGTTTCATAAAGCCAATAAATATAAATCATCACATTTTCCCATAGTGTAAACCGTGATACATTTGCCACTTTGGATAACCGTTCAATAATAGGAGTATAAATGTCAAAAAACAGTATTTTAAACAGCTGGTCTCTTGCTTCCTCTCGAGCTCCTACTTCCTCTACAATCTCTTTCATATGTAGTGGCTCAAATCTTATTTTAGGTAACCATAGTTCCTTCTCTATATAATCATCTATATGAATCGTCTCTAGTTTAAGCTCCATTATTTTATTGTAAGCCGAGAAGGAAAGCAGAACGTTCACACTTAAAAATGCTAATCTTTTCATCAATAGGGAGGCAGTCACATAATCTTTATCAGACCCTATATATGGTTGAATTTGTTTCAAAAATTGTAAACTGCCCTCTTCCATTAAATCTTTTACACTAACCGAAGATTTACTCTTCTTAGTTGTAAGACGACATTTCTCTTCTAAAAATTGCAACTCCGCATTTGTTAAATTCATGTGCTAACTTGCGGAACGATGCAACGCCCTCTCCCATGTGGAATACATAACGGTGTTCCAAACAAAGGATCCGTTGTCACTTGGCAATTCATATCGAAAACGTTTCTTACTAAGTCACAACTTATAACGTCTTCAGGTTTACCTTGTGCGTATATTTTTTTATCCCGAATTGCTACAATATGATGAGCATAGCGACAAGCTAAATTGAGATCATGAAGAACCATGACAATTGTTCTTTGTTCTTTTTCATTTAGTTCAAATAGTAAATCTAAAATTTCTATTTGATGTGTTAAGTCTAAATAAGTTGTCGGTTCATCTAATAAAATAATGTCTGTTTCTTGCGCTAATGTCATTGCAATCCAAGCACGTTGGCGCTGTCCTCCTGATAAGGAATCTACTGGTCGTTCAGCAAACTGTTCCATTCCCGTGGCACGTAATGCATCCCACACAATTTGCTCGTCTTGCTCTGACCACTGCTTTAGCCACGTTTGGTAAGGGTATCTCCCCTGCTTGACGAGTTGTAAAACAGAAAGGCCTTCCGGAGCAACAGGACCTTGTGGAAGAATTGCAAGTTGGCGAGCAATTTCTTTTGTTGATTGTTTCGATATTGCTTCACCTTCTAACAGTACACTTCCATCTTTCGGCTTTAATAAACGGGCTAAAGAACGTAATAACGTAGACTTTCCACAGCCGTTTCCACCGATAAAGACCGTTATTTCCCCTTTCGGTATTTGCAGGTCCAACTCTTCAATAATAATACTTTCGCCGTATGCTAATGTTAAAGATTTGGTTTCCATTGCATCCATTTCATTTTCCACCTCTCGTTAAGCATTTCTCGTTTTATATAGTAAGTAAATAAAATATGGCGCCCCGATAGATGCGGTAAACACACCAGCAGGAATCTCTAATGGGGAAAACAACGTTCTGCCAATTAAGTCAGCTAACATAACAAGAAACGCACCTATTAATGCTGATGTTGGTAATAGTACACCAAAGGATGAGCCTACTAACCGACGGGCAATGTGCGGAGCCATTAGTCCAACGAAGCCAATTCCGCCACCGAACGCTACAGCTCCTCCAGTTAATGCTGTACTTAAGAAAAGTAAGCCAACTCGCTGTTTTTGAACCGAGCTACCTACACTTGTTGCTAGTTCGTCTCCGAGTTCTTGTATATTAATATGACGTACTAACATTAAACTTATGATGAAAAGTATAATCGTCCACGGAATCATTAATTTTACTTGATCCCAATTCGTCCCGTACACTGTTCCGGTAATCCAAATATTTGCCTGACTCGCTCGATAAATTGGACCTAAAATCATTAACATTGTTGTAACAGCTTGCATGAGAGCAGAAATACCAATTCCAATTAAGACTAATCGAATAGGTGACAACCCATTTTTCCAAGCTAAAATATAAACTAGAATCGCAACAACCGTTGCACCGATAAACGCGCTCAACGGTAGCCACTGAATGCTCACGATTAAAGAATTGTTGCTATCACTAAATAATGCTAGGAACAATACAACTGCAGCAGAGGCACCGCCTGTTAATCCAATGATATCCGGAGAAGCTAGTGGGTTACGAATAATTCCTTGTAGAATGGCTCCTGCCACTGCCAAGGATATCCCTACTAAAAGAGCCATAATGATTCTAGGTAAACGAAACGATTGTACAACGAGCGTTTCCATCGATTCACCATACCCAAAAATAATCTTTACAACGTTCCACGGAGCTATTTTCATTTCTCCTGTACCAGTACTAATAATAAATAATCCTACTACTGCTAATAATAGAGAAAAGATTACCCAAATAGACTTATTATCTACAAAGTAAGAAAAGAGATTTCGATACCGAAATGTCCGATATTTTCTCATTTGGCTCCGAACCCCCTTCTAGCAATGTAAATAAAAAACGGAGTTCCGACGATAGCTGTCATGACACCAACCGGTATTTCTTGAGGCATTAGTACATATCGTGCTGCGATATCTGCACTTAGTAGTAGAATTCCTCCAAGTACCGTACAGTATGGCACTAGCCAGCGGTGATCTGTTCCAACAAAGAAACGGGCAACATGTGGAATAACAATACCTATGAAGCCAATCGGTCCTGCGATTGCTACAGCTCCACCAGATAAAAAAATAATAATAATTGCAGCATATATTTTTAGCATCCCAGTTTTAACACCTAATCCTGTTGCAACATCTTCTCCCATTGCGAACAAGTTCATCTTTTTCCCAATGAAGAAGGACCAAATAAAAGCAATCGTAATGTAAGGAAGAACTGCTTCCACTGTTTCTAGCTTTCTACCTTGAATGCTTCCAGCTAGCCAAAAAAGAACTTGTTCCAGTGCCGTTTCATTTACAACTAATAAACCTTGTGTTAAAGAAGAAAACATTGCTGCAATCGCTGCTCCTGCTAGAGTTAGTTTCATCGGTGTTAGTCCTTCTCTACCTACTGAGCCGATAAAATATACCGCTAGCGCTGCAACAGCTGCTCCTGCAAAAGCAATCCAAGTGTACGCTTGTAAGGAATGAACAGAGAAAAAGGTAACTCCTAATACGACGAAAAAACCTGCACCTGCATTTATACCGAAAATGCTAGGAGATGCTAACGGATTTTTAGTCAACGCTTGCATCCATAATCCTGCAATCGCTAAACATGCACCAACGATTACAGCAATAATAGCTCTCGGTAACCGAACAGTTTGAATAATAATATGTTCATTACTACCATCAAATCGGAAAAAAGAGTCCAACACCATTGGTATATTCGTTTTCGTATATCCTAAAACAATACTTGCAACAAAAAAGATACAAAGTAGTATGATTCCTAAAATTAATCCAAGTATTTTATGAGAATTTTTTCTTAACAACATACAAAAACCTACAATCTATATATTCTACTTTCAGTTTAGGGAATACATAGAGCTCTGTCAACGACTTTGAAAATCATTCTCAAAGAAGTTATTGACAATTACGCTATAGCAAAGTAATATTCTAATTGAAAATGATTATCAACCAAAAATTTGGAGGTACATACGATGAAAAAGTCATTTCTTTTATTTTCTATGTTTATATTTGCATTGGTATTAGCTGCATGTGGTGGCGGAACAAATAATAATGAGGCATCTAATGATGATACGGGTGCAAATGATGAAGCGTATACGGTAGAACATGCGATGGAAACAACTACTATTCCTAGCACACCAGAAAGAGTTGTTATTTTAACAAATGAAGGTACAGAAGCATTACTTGCGTTAGGAGTGAAACCAGTAGGAGCTGTTCAATCGTGGCTGGGGGATCCTTGGTATGATCATATTGCTGCAGAAATGGAAGATGTTCAAGTAGTTGGAACAGAAAGTGCTGTTAACCTGGAAGCAATTGCTGCTTTACAGCCAGACTTAATTATCGGAAACAAATTACGTCAAGAAGAAGTGTACGAGCAATTAAAAAGTATCGCACCAACTGTTTTTGCAGAAACAATTAAAGGTGACTGGAAAGAAAACTTCCAACTTTACGCGAAAGCATTAAACAGAGAAGAAGTTGGCAATGATGTGTTAACCTCTTTCGATGACCGAGTAGAACAAATTAGTACAGATTTAGGTGATCAGTTACAACAAGAAGTTTCAATCGTCCGCTTTTTAGCTGGGGATGTACGTATTTATCATAAAGACTCTTTTTCAGGGATTATTTTAGAACAGCTTGGGTTTGCTCGTCCAGCAGAGCAAGATGTAGATGATTTTGCAGAAATGAACGTAACGAAAGAACGTATCCACGCTATGGAAGGTGACATACTTTTTTACTTCACATACGAAACAGGTGAAGGTGATGCAACGGGCGTTCAAAACGAATGGTTAGAAGACCCATTATTCCAAAACTTAGAAGTAGTAAAAAACGGCCGTGTACATGAAGTAAGTGATGCCATTTGGAATACTGCTGGTGGCGTAATAGCCGCAAACAAAATGCTAGACGATATCGAAGAAGTTTTCTTAAACGAATAAACATTACTACCCGCCAGTTGTAACTGGTGGGTTTTTCATTGTTTTTTTAGATAGTCCCGGAAGAAAACAATTGCATTATGAAATACGACTTCTGTTCTGAACTTCTATAAGATTTTTTCCTTTCACAGTTTGGAACCGTGAGTGGATCGTAGCGGAGGGAACTTGACTCCTGCGGGATGAAGAGGGAAGGTCGAGACCCCACAGGCGCAGCCGAGGAGGCTCGACTCCACGAAAAGCGGAAGCGCATCGATCTGGCCCGTACAAACTGGAGCAGTCCGGTAGGAGATAAAGGAAACACAACGAAACGTTAGTTGAGTTGATGTTGACTTATCGTACGGACGGACTGGGAAGTTTGATAGGGCCAATGCGCTGGAGCTAGACATCTCCCCGCGGAAAGCAAGTTCCCGTAGCGAAGAGGAACGAACTAATAATTAATAACTGTCTATTTTTCAAGGTGAACAACTAAACTATCTGTCTATTTTTGTTAGGAATAATGTTTAACTTTTGACGTAAATATTAGCTTACAGGATTGGATTTTTTCGAGTCCAACGTTCTATTATTAATCACCACTAATTAAAGTTCCCTTTAATGTTAGAATATTCTATAATAATTAAAAAGGTTATTAGAAAGGGTTGTTCCGATGATACAATCACCAATTAGAGTTCATCACAACTATAAAAAAAGGAAGAAGAAAAAAGTATTTTTTATCATTCCTATTATAGCAATCATTTACTTTGCTCTGTTTCATTTCGTTTCCATTCACTCTACCGATAACAAACCGTTTTTTACAAATGATCGACCGTTAGTCATTGCTCATCAAGGTGGGGAACATTTAGCACCTTCCAACACAATTGAAGCCTTTGCGAATGCAGTACAATTAGGAGTGGACGTATTAGAAACAGATATACATATTACGAAAGATGGCCATTTAGTTGCGATACACGATTCTACCGTTGACCGAACGACAGATGGGCTTGGTTTTGTGGAAGACTTTACGTTAGAGGAGCTTCAACAATTAGATGCTGGATTTTATTTTCAAGATTTGTCTGGGGAATATAGCTTTCGAGACCAAGGAGTATACATTCCTACTCTAGATGAGCTGTTTGGACTTTTTCCAGATATAAGATGGGAAATAGAAATTAAAGATGATAACCCTCCCGAGCGGATTAATGAAATTATTACAAAATTGTGGGAGCTTATTCAAAAATATGGATTACAAGATCGGGTGTTAGTTGCATCATTCGATCATAACATCATTAAAGCTTTCCAAAAAGAAACGGACGGCGAAGTAGCTGTCGCAGGTGGTAGAAGTGAAATTAAGCGTTTCGTCATTTTGCATAAACTATTCGCTAGAAATTTATTTTTCTCCTCTGTAGATGCTTTTC from Sutcliffiella cohnii encodes:
- a CDS encoding IucA/IucC family C-terminal-domain containing protein; translated protein: MNLTNAELQFLEEKCRLTTKKSKSSVSVKDLMEEGSLQFLKQIQPYIGSDKDYVTASLLMKRLAFLSVNVLLSFSAYNKIMELKLETIHIDDYIEKELWLPKIRFEPLHMKEIVEEVGAREEARDQLFKILFFDIYTPIIERLSKVANVSRFTLWENVMIYIYWLYETLLPSIGKEDIAGDFEALQYAPSQWFGLNKNPVKYFYSVKGTVAEKAIRSRKTCCFYYETNEEKSRCKTCPLACRNS
- a CDS encoding spore coat protein, producing MNQQKVQNPETQVPKTPQMNDRDFINDILATEKYMTSAYSTALNEASNQQLYTDLLAISNETQNCQRELYNLMFQKGWYSLEPADPQKLQQTHQQFQGYSNQFPYGNMMQ
- a CDS encoding FecCD family ABC transporter permease, with the protein product MLLRKNSHKILGLILGIILLCIFFVASIVLGYTKTNIPMVLDSFFRFDGSNEHIIIQTVRLPRAIIAVIVGACLAIAGLWMQALTKNPLASPSIFGINAGAGFFVVLGVTFFSVHSLQAYTWIAFAGAAVAALAVYFIGSVGREGLTPMKLTLAGAAIAAMFSSLTQGLLVVNETALEQVLFWLAGSIQGRKLETVEAVLPYITIAFIWSFFIGKKMNLFAMGEDVATGLGVKTGMLKIYAAIIIIFLSGGAVAIAGPIGFIGIVIPHVARFFVGTDHRWLVPYCTVLGGILLLSADIAARYVLMPQEIPVGVMTAIVGTPFFIYIARRGFGAK
- a CDS encoding FecCD family ABC transporter permease — its product is MRKYRTFRYRNLFSYFVDNKSIWVIFSLLLAVVGLFIISTGTGEMKIAPWNVVKIIFGYGESMETLVVQSFRLPRIIMALLVGISLAVAGAILQGIIRNPLASPDIIGLTGGASAAVVLFLALFSDSNNSLIVSIQWLPLSAFIGATVVAILVYILAWKNGLSPIRLVLIGIGISALMQAVTTMLMILGPIYRASQANIWITGTVYGTNWDQVKLMIPWTIILFIISLMLVRHINIQELGDELATSVGSSVQKQRVGLLFLSTALTGGAVAFGGGIGFVGLMAPHIARRLVGSSFGVLLPTSALIGAFLVMLADLIGRTLFSPLEIPAGVFTASIGAPYFIYLLYKTRNA
- a CDS encoding ABC transporter substrate-binding protein, with the translated sequence MKKSFLLFSMFIFALVLAACGGGTNNNEASNDDTGANDEAYTVEHAMETTTIPSTPERVVILTNEGTEALLALGVKPVGAVQSWLGDPWYDHIAAEMEDVQVVGTESAVNLEAIAALQPDLIIGNKLRQEEVYEQLKSIAPTVFAETIKGDWKENFQLYAKALNREEVGNDVLTSFDDRVEQISTDLGDQLQQEVSIVRFLAGDVRIYHKDSFSGIILEQLGFARPAEQDVDDFAEMNVTKERIHAMEGDILFYFTYETGEGDATGVQNEWLEDPLFQNLEVVKNGRVHEVSDAIWNTAGGVIAANKMLDDIEEVFLNE
- a CDS encoding glycerophosphodiester phosphodiesterase, giving the protein MIQSPIRVHHNYKKRKKKKVFFIIPIIAIIYFALFHFVSIHSTDNKPFFTNDRPLVIAHQGGEHLAPSNTIEAFANAVQLGVDVLETDIHITKDGHLVAIHDSTVDRTTDGLGFVEDFTLEELQQLDAGFYFQDLSGEYSFRDQGVYIPTLDELFGLFPDIRWEIEIKDDNPPERINEIITKLWELIQKYGLQDRVLVASFDHNIIKAFQKETDGEVAVAGGRSEIKRFVILHKLFARNLFFSSVDAFQIPTENSGLDLTKERLIKDAGHVGVELHYWTINDKQEMRMLLERGASGIITDRPDLLLEVLEEMGY
- a CDS encoding ABC transporter ATP-binding protein, whose product is MDAMETKSLTLAYGESIIIEELDLQIPKGEITVFIGGNGCGKSTLLRSLARLLKPKDGSVLLEGEAISKQSTKEIARQLAILPQGPVAPEGLSVLQLVKQGRYPYQTWLKQWSEQDEQIVWDALRATGMEQFAERPVDSLSGGQRQRAWIAMTLAQETDIILLDEPTTYLDLTHQIEILDLLFELNEKEQRTIVMVLHDLNLACRYAHHIVAIRDKKIYAQGKPEDVISCDLVRNVFDMNCQVTTDPLFGTPLCIPHGRGRCIVPQVST
- a CDS encoding YusU family protein, translated to MDAKLKDQLDGLLEKYTELLLGESSPELKEKVEAWVVYSYIAKSMPPLVKHWNEQYPDAKDGMKELISEIKTLNEQHRASSGK